The following coding sequences lie in one Mesorhizobium sp. DCY119 genomic window:
- the tkt gene encoding transketolase encodes MTSREKHDRMANAIRFLSMDAVEKANSGHPGLPMGAADVATVLYTRFMKHDPKAPHWADRDRFVLSAGHGSMLLYSLLYLTGYEDITIDEIKNFRQLGSRTAGHPEYGHAAGIETTTGPLGQGLANSVGMALAERIMNAKFGDDLVDHYTYVLAGDGCLMEGISQEAIALAGHLKLNKLIVMWDDNNISIDGPVSLSDSTDQLARFAASGWNASRVDGHDPEAIADALEAARRSDRPTLIACKTTIGFGAPTKAGTNKVHGSALGAEEIAGARKALGWDYPPFEVPSDILDAWRLSGLNAAKKRKEWETRLAATESEIRAEFERRMRGELPGNFDTVIADYKKKLAADKPKVATRKSSEMALEVINGAVPETIGGSADLTGSNNTKTTQTNPIAPGKYDGRYVYYGIREHGMAAAMNGMALHGGVIPYSGTFLTFSDYARPAMRLASLMGIRVIFVMTHDSIGLGEDGPTHQPVEHLAALRAIPNHNVYRPADATEAAECWQLALEDTKTPATIALTRQNLPAVRTEFVEENLCGYGAYELATADGDAAVTIFASGSEVEIALAARTALQAHGHPTRVVSVPVFELFEKQSEKYQAAIIGNAPVKVAIEAAIRLGWDRFIGQDGIFIGMHGFGASGTIEQLYPHFGITADATVKAAEARLHKKSN; translated from the coding sequence ATGACATCACGCGAAAAACACGACCGGATGGCCAACGCGATCCGCTTTCTGTCCATGGACGCCGTCGAGAAGGCCAATTCCGGCCATCCCGGCCTGCCGATGGGCGCGGCCGACGTTGCCACCGTGCTCTACACCCGCTTCATGAAGCACGACCCCAAGGCGCCGCACTGGGCCGACCGCGACCGTTTCGTGCTGTCGGCCGGCCACGGCTCGATGCTGCTCTACTCGCTGCTCTATCTGACCGGCTACGAAGACATCACCATCGACGAGATCAAGAATTTCCGCCAGCTCGGCTCCCGCACCGCCGGCCACCCGGAATATGGTCACGCCGCCGGCATCGAGACCACCACCGGCCCGCTTGGCCAGGGTCTTGCCAATTCGGTCGGCATGGCACTCGCCGAGCGCATCATGAACGCCAAGTTCGGTGACGACCTCGTCGACCACTACACCTACGTGCTGGCCGGCGACGGCTGCCTGATGGAAGGCATCTCGCAGGAAGCCATCGCGCTTGCCGGGCACCTGAAGCTCAACAAGCTCATCGTCATGTGGGACGACAACAACATCTCCATCGACGGCCCGGTGTCGCTGTCGGATTCGACCGACCAGCTCGCCCGCTTCGCCGCCTCCGGCTGGAACGCCTCGCGCGTCGACGGCCATGATCCCGAAGCGATTGCCGACGCGCTGGAAGCCGCGCGCCGCTCCGACCGTCCGACGCTGATCGCCTGCAAGACCACCATCGGCTTCGGCGCTCCTACCAAGGCCGGCACCAACAAGGTGCACGGCTCGGCGCTGGGTGCGGAAGAAATCGCCGGCGCCCGCAAGGCGCTGGGCTGGGACTACCCGCCCTTCGAGGTTCCGTCCGACATTCTCGACGCCTGGCGCCTGTCCGGCCTCAACGCCGCCAAGAAGCGCAAGGAATGGGAGACCCGCCTCGCCGCTACTGAGAGCGAAATCCGCGCCGAGTTCGAGCGCCGCATGCGCGGTGAACTGCCGGGCAATTTCGACACCGTGATCGCCGACTACAAGAAGAAGCTCGCAGCCGACAAACCCAAGGTCGCGACCCGCAAGTCGTCGGAAATGGCGCTGGAAGTCATCAACGGCGCGGTGCCCGAGACGATCGGCGGCTCGGCCGACCTGACTGGCTCCAACAACACCAAGACCACCCAGACCAACCCGATCGCGCCCGGCAAGTATGACGGCCGCTATGTCTATTACGGCATCCGCGAGCACGGCATGGCCGCTGCGATGAACGGCATGGCGCTGCATGGCGGTGTCATCCCCTACTCCGGCACCTTCCTGACCTTCTCCGACTATGCCCGCCCGGCGATGCGCCTTGCCTCGCTGATGGGTATCCGCGTGATCTTCGTCATGACCCATGATTCCATCGGTCTCGGCGAGGACGGCCCGACCCATCAGCCGGTCGAGCATCTGGCCGCCCTGCGCGCCATTCCGAACCACAATGTCTACCGCCCGGCCGACGCGACCGAAGCCGCCGAATGCTGGCAGCTTGCGCTGGAAGACACCAAGACGCCTGCGACCATCGCGCTGACCCGCCAGAACCTGCCGGCCGTGCGCACCGAATTCGTCGAGGAAAACCTCTGCGGATACGGCGCCTATGAACTGGCGACCGCCGACGGCGACGCAGCCGTGACGATCTTCGCCAGCGGCTCCGAGGTCGAGATCGCGCTTGCCGCCCGCACCGCATTGCAGGCACATGGCCACCCGACCCGCGTCGTCTCGGTTCCTGTGTTCGAACTGTTCGAGAAGCAGAGCGAGAAGTACCAGGCCGCCATCATCGGCAACGCCCCGGTCAAGGTCGCCATCGAAGCCGCCATCCGCCTCGGCTGGGACCGCTTCATCGGCCAGGACGGCATCTTCATCGGCATGCATGGCTTCGGCGCCAGCGGCACGATCGAACAGCTCTACCCGCATTTCGGCATCACTGCCGATGCCACCGTGAAGGCCGCCGAAGCGCGTCTTCACAAGAAGTCGAACTGA